A window from Homalodisca vitripennis isolate AUS2020 unplaced genomic scaffold, UT_GWSS_2.1 ScUCBcl_7510;HRSCAF=15232, whole genome shotgun sequence encodes these proteins:
- the LOC124374220 gene encoding protein BTG2-like, whose translation MIIEITTAVEFLIRLLQGQHRGKQLNNTQLASFKDSLIKLLKNKYKSHWYPEYPNRGSAYRCIRINGTMDPIVAQAFNATGCSANSLRALFPHELTVWIDPEDVSYRIGENGSISLLYGTEYKEEQAVSVSTEVAPPTQTPAVMWQFNPQTVFCYAYAAPVLIEMDQLQSPSICYSDPRQMEPFNLQTALLPHELTLWNHQEHSEKYSEEDVFYYSYTAPSISYSAEPIHGIFIQWCSC comes from the coding sequence ATGATCATTGAAATAACGACTGCAGTTGAATTCCTGATTCGTCTGCTTCAGGGGCAGCACCGGGGAAAACAACTGAATAATACACAACTAGCTTCTTTCAAAGACTCTCTGATTAAGTTGttgaaaaacaaatacaaaagcCACTGGTATCCAGAGTACCCGAATAGAGGATCAGCGTATCGATGCATCAGAATTAACGGTACCATGGATCCAATTGTGGCACAAGCTTTTAATGCAACAGGTTGTTCAGCTAATTCCTTAAGGGCACTCTTTCCCCATGAACTTACTGTTTGGATCGACCCAGAAGATGTATCGTACAGAATAGGAGAAAATGGAAGCATTTCTCTACTGTACGGTACAGAATATAAAGAAGAGCAAGCAGTTAGTGTTTCAACAGAAGTCGCTCCACCAACACAGACACCTGCAGTTATGTGGCAATTCAACCCCCAGACGGTATTCTGTTACGCATATGCAGCACCTGTTTTAATAGAAATGGATCAACTCCAATCGCCTTCAATATGCTACAGTGACCCAAGACAAATGGAGCCATTCAACCTCCAGACGGCACTTCTCCCCCATGAACTAACTCTTTGGAACCACCAAGAACattcagaaaaatattcagaagaaGATGTATTCTATTACTCGTATACAGCACCTTCGATCTCATACAGCGCAGAGCCTATTCATGGCATCTTCATTCAGTGGTGTTCGTGCTGA